AAGTTGATAACTCTAAGTCTACAATGCCAGGAAAGGAGAGGGAGTTACGAGGACTCCAACTGACCTCCCTTCCTGGTTGGTGCAGTCCAGGTTTTATGATGTTGAATCATGTACATGTTGCTGAGAGTGAAAGTTCATTCATGACCTTGAAAATGTCCATTTACAACTTTTTTCCTAAGCTTTCTACAACATTTTATGATCTTTCTCAACACATCAAATTTGCAGTCACCTGAAATCGAAATTTATGCCATGTGATAACAACTTGCCTACCTCAACCTGCCAAGGAGGAAACTGATATTTATTCAAAAGCTCTGAAGAAAGAAAGCGTTTTATTGCTCTTTGTTCTTtgtcaaatttattttattcatcctcctcctcctcttgtctcaGATATTCTGGCAGATCACGGCTGTTCTCTCCTGCAGGATCCCGACGTCTTACCCTTCACCGTCTACCCCAGCATGCAGTACCCGTCCATGGAGCCAACCATGCCACCCGCACCATACTACTCCAGTCAGAACTACTACCCCCAGTACAACGGAGACGAGTGGTACTCAAACACAGGGATATATGAACTGAGGAAGGGAGCCCTGGAGGTCAGCTACGATGCTGAGATGGAGGACACGTCTGCTGTGGTGTCCACCGTGTGCAAGAGGACCCGGCACATGTCGCAAGCTGGAAGGGTCAAAGGGGAggagctgtgtgttgtgtgtggggACAAGGCCTCTGGATATCACTATAACGCTCTCACCTGTGAGGGCTGTAAAGGTGAGATTGGAAATCAAAACATACACAAATCGTGTAGCAAGCCTTTAAGAAGTCACATTGaattccttgtgtgtgtgtgtgtgtgtgtgtgtgtgtgtgtgtgtgtgtgtgtgtgtgtgtgtgtggcagtcgatGATAAAAGCTAACCACTTTTCAGGGATATGATTATTTTCACTATAGGTCAGATCTTTTTTGCTTAATAACAGCACTAAATCCCTGCCCTAATTTATCAAAAGACAGGGAAAATAACCAATTAAACCCAACATAACATTTCAAGTCGCTATTAATTCAATCAAGACTTAAAACTAGTCAAGCATTGAATTAATCAACTAATAAATTCAAAGAACACAGTTGTGCACAGTGCAAGGCAGCGTTTGCACTGTTTAAAGTGAACGTCCCGGCTCAGTCGAGGCAGTTTACATATGAGCAGGATGACATTTGGCCGACATTCCAAAATTAAGTTAATGTGTGTAGCTGTTGACTTTTAGGGGCCAGCCATGACGGGGCCGCTCGTATCTACAGTCCAAACAGAAGCTGGTGAAGAGGAATATGTGGACAACATGAATATTCTCTGTggctgcaaaaataaatacatgtctgattaaatcatatttagcTGCTACCGCTGCTACCGCTGCTGTTCACGCTGACATATTGCTGCTGATTCCATGTTCAGCTACGGGCCGGGGAACATGCAGCAAATCCATGCAGTTAAACCACTCAGGCGTGTTCAAAGTGAACAGATGACACTGTAAATGAGGAAATACCTCACTTAGAACTTACACTTTACAACCATGTAAATGTTCTCCACCTGGTGACAGTAAGGTTGTGGCCTTCAGCGGCTCCTCCCCATGTTTTATGACACTGTGAAATGTGCCGTGATTCCTGCCAACTGCAGGGTGAATGGATATGAGTGTAATTCCACACGGTGAGGTTGGACAACGCCTGGAGGGCAGCGGGGCCTGTCCTGCCGTTTGACGGAGAATGGGCTCAGGTCTACCTGGTACCGCTGCCAGATTGGGTTCCCTCTCAGCTTTCTGCTGCACAATGCAGGAGCAACCGGAGCTCAGTTACTCTAATGCATGACATTGTGCTTAATGTTGGATGTCAGAATGTCTAATGACTGTTCCAacgttattgtgtgtgtgtgtgtgtgtgtgtgtgtgtgtgtgtgtgtgtgtgtgtgtgtgtgtgtgtgtgtgtgtgtgtgtgtgtgtgtgtgtgtgtgtgtgtgtgtgtgtgtgcgtgtgtgtgtgtgcgtgttctagGGATTCTCTGTGTGACATAATTAGAACAGTGTGTGACCTGTGAAactgtagttttatttattgatgattaGATTCATTACTTTTGAATAATTGTGGTTTCAAGAAAAAAGGCAGAATCTGCACTGTGGTTGAagaacctttattttgaaaagcatcATTATCAcacccattaaaaaaaatactccaTTGCATTGCATATGTATGAATTAATTATTAGGCGAATATTCTCAAAGTATCAACATGTTAAAATCAATGCTGCAGAAAGTATATATATTCTATTATTTAAggattatgattattaatatgattGAATAGACTGCTAGGGGattgaaccactgaccttctggttgaTGGATGATACGTTGTACCTCCTAAGCCAAAGGCAGCCATTAATACAGCATTAATATATAAGCAGCATTTTAAGTAGCTGGTGGAGCTACTTTTTAATACTGTATCTACTGATGGATGGTGTAGAAGAATCTATGATAATTCAAAAAAGAAAGTAACCAATTTAGacgattttagtttttttaaagatacattTGTGTTTGGTCTATAAAAGAGAAATAAGTACTTGATAAACACTTGATAAATACTTGAAATTGATAGTTAAGTAAAGTATTTGAGCACTGAACGTTACTTTCTATCACAACACTATGGCGCAACAGAATATAGAATATACTACTGTATGCATTCCATTTCTTTATGATAGTGCCAAATGTCTTGGCTTTGACCAGCATCTTTTTGTACCATGCACATAACAATTCTCTGTCTTTCCCGTGCGCAGGTTTCTTCAGACGGAGCATAACAAAGAAAGCGGTGTACAAATGCAAGAATGGAGGAAACTGTGAGATGGACATGTACATGCGCAGGAAATGTCAGGAGTGCCGGCTCAGAAAGTGCAGAGAGATGGGGATGCTGGCTGAGTGTGAGTATCCCTGCTCGTCCGGAGCCTCTGGTGCTGACCAGGTTCTGAACATTCACGTTGGTTAACCTGATGACATGTTTCTATTGACTGTCATGTATCAATTCAAACTGATGTGCAGTGTTCACACGAACACCGTCTCTTTAGTTGGTGAACCCTCATTTTCCCCTCTGACATGGGCTGTTTAAGTTTTTACTGAGGATTGAATATCACATAAAAGACAATGGAGAGTTCCTGGTTTTGTTGCAGTTACAGGAATAGCAGCAGTAGACAGACACCGTATgctttataaaacaaaaaactgacaataaaataaatttactcCAGAATTATTTGGGTCTCAAAGGTCTCAAGTATGAAGCGCTCCACACATTTCTGTGACTCTCCAGGGGATTATTAGTTGTTGGGTCCATTACGAGCCGTCAGGTGAAAAGAGCAGGAGGATAGACTGGACTCCTGTTGCTCATAAATAGTGAAGGGAAGCCGTGATGAATATTGCAGGGTGGTTTTCACGACTTCACCTGCAGGCTCAACAAATTAGACCTTTTAAGTGTGAAAAGACAGATGATGATTTACTGGAGACGTCAATGTTTTatctctttcatttcttttcatttctttcctctctccgaatcaattcttttgttaaaaggGGACTATCTTTCTTTTTGATGGAAGTAACAACAGAGAAATGGAGATGTGAAGGGACTGCATTTCTTATTATCAGACTTTATGGGATGACAGACTTGTGAGGCCAAAAAAGGTAGCGAGGccaatgtgacctttgaccttttcccACCCAAATCTTATCAGTTATCGTTTATAACTGCATGACACGGTTGTTGAATGAAGAGCTGAGATCTCTTCAACACACATAATGGAGCCCTCCTCACTGCTGGCAGGTCTGCTGACAGAGATCCAGTGTAAATCTAAACGGCTTCGGAAGAACACCAAGGCGTCGCCGGGACAGTCCACTGGAGACGAGATGGAGGGGGTGGACAACACAGACAGCAAGCAGGTCACCTCAACCACCAAACTGACAAAGGTCATCACAAATACACTGATTTTgtcacacacattgtgatggAAAAGTGTGTGTCACTTCTGAATGACTgattgctttcttttttttcttaattcagGAAAAAGTTGAAATCACCAAAGCGCAGCGGGCCCTCATGAAGGTCATCGTAGATGCTTATAACAGACACAAAATCCCTCAAGACGTGGCCAAAAAACTGGTACATTACCATTAATGTTGTTTCAAACTTCAAACTCTATTCTGATTATTGTCATTAATAATGTCCACGGATGCGCTGTTTACAGGTTGCAACAGAGAGTTGCACATTTGTACCATGGCcctgaagataaataaaacaaataaaaaacctcaGTGACAGGCATTTCTCCATTAGCAGTTAATGCTGCTGGGTTTTTCTCATTTGCCGTTATTTGCCtgtcagggccaccgtacacgCACCAGTAAAGACATCAGTCTACTGGTGTTCATCTGCTAAAGTTTGCACTCTAAAATGTTTAGGAGTGGATTGTTAACATCATCATAGATAAGACCCAGAACACCAGCACCACCCTAATGGTGTGAACTGTTTCCTGCTGTGCTTCCCCCGCAGCTACAGGACCAGTACAGTGCAGAGGAAAACTTCCTCCTGCTGACGGAGATGGCAACGAGTCAAGTTCAAGTTCTGGTGGAGTTCACAAAAAATATTCCAGgtatt
Above is a genomic segment from Pleuronectes platessa chromosome 7, fPlePla1.1, whole genome shotgun sequence containing:
- the nr1h4 gene encoding bile acid receptor isoform X2, whose translation is MNEWVGPDINVVGPLQIPPSDEFSISESAHLFDILADHGCSLLQDPDVLPFTVYPSMQYPSMEPTMPPAPYYSSQNYYPQYNGDEWYSNTGIYELRKGALEVSYDAEMEDTSAVVSTVCKRTRHMSQAGRVKGEELCVVCGDKASGYHYNALTCEGCKGFFRRSITKKAVYKCKNGGNCEMDMYMRRKCQECRLRKCREMGMLAECLLTEIQCKSKRLRKNTKASPGQSTGDEMEGVDNTDSKQVTSTTKLTKEKVEITKAQRALMKVIVDAYNRHKIPQDVAKKLLQDQYSAEENFLLLTEMATSQVQVLVEFTKNIPGFLSLNHEDQIALLKGSAVEAMFLRSAQVFSQKMPNGHTEVLEERIRKSGISEEFMTPMFNFYKSIGELHMIEEEQALLTAITILTPDRPFVKDQQAVERLQEPMLEVLRKLCVLQHPQEPQYFARLLGRLTELRTLNHYHAEMLTSWRMNDHKFTPLLCEIWDVQ
- the nr1h4 gene encoding bile acid receptor isoform X3, which gives rise to MSGWVPTSMWWGRCRSHPAMSSPSQRAPTCLDPDVLPFTVYPSMQYPSMEPTMPPAPYYSSQNYYPQYNGDEWYSNTGIYELRKGALEVSYDAEMEDTSAVVSTVCKRTRHMSQAGRVKGEELCVVCGDKASGYHYNALTCEGCKGFFRRSITKKAVYKCKNGGNCEMDMYMRRKCQECRLRKCREMGMLAECLLTEIQCKSKRLRKNTKASPGQSTGDEMEGVDNTDSKQVTSTTKLTKEKVEITKAQRALMKVIVDAYNRHKIPQDVAKKLLQDQYSAEENFLLLTEMATSQVQVLVEFTKNIPGFLSLNHEDQIALLKGSAVEAMFLRSAQVFSQKMPNGHTEVLEERIRKSGISEEFMTPMFNFYKSIGELHMIEEEQALLTAITILTPDVSLFPSPDRPFVKDQQAVERLQEPMLEVLRKLCVLQHPQEPQYFARLLGRLTELRTLNHYHAEMLTSWRMNDHKFTPLLCEIWDVQ
- the nr1h4 gene encoding bile acid receptor isoform X1 — encoded protein: MNEWVGPDINVVGPLQIPPSDEFSISESAHLFDILADHGCSLLQDPDVLPFTVYPSMQYPSMEPTMPPAPYYSSQNYYPQYNGDEWYSNTGIYELRKGALEVSYDAEMEDTSAVVSTVCKRTRHMSQAGRVKGEELCVVCGDKASGYHYNALTCEGCKGFFRRSITKKAVYKCKNGGNCEMDMYMRRKCQECRLRKCREMGMLAECLLTEIQCKSKRLRKNTKASPGQSTGDEMEGVDNTDSKQVTSTTKLTKEKVEITKAQRALMKVIVDAYNRHKIPQDVAKKLLQDQYSAEENFLLLTEMATSQVQVLVEFTKNIPGFLSLNHEDQIALLKGSAVEAMFLRSAQVFSQKMPNGHTEVLEERIRKSGISEEFMTPMFNFYKSIGELHMIEEEQALLTAITILTPDVSLFPSPDRPFVKDQQAVERLQEPMLEVLRKLCVLQHPQEPQYFARLLGRLTELRTLNHYHAEMLTSWRMNDHKFTPLLCEIWDVQ